The window ACGATGCACCTGACGAAGGTCCGCGATGTAGAGCTGGGTGCCGGAAAAATCGAGGGTGATGCAGTAGGGGCCGTTGCCGCGCTCCTTGCCAGCGGGGGCCTGCCAGCCCTCCAGCGTTTTGACGGTGCCCGCCTTCACATCCACCACGCGCACGCGGCCATTCCACGTGTCTCCCACCAGCACTTTGCCATCGGGCTGGATGGCGAGGTTGTGAGGGCCATTGAACTGGGCGCGCAATGCCGGACCGCCATCGCCGCTGTAGCCAGGTTTCAACTGCCCGGCGACGTGGGTGACGAGGCCGCCACCATCCACCTGCAGCAGGCGGTTTCCGGAAACCATCTCCACGATCCACATGTGGCCACCTGCATCAAACTCCGCCCCGAAAGGTTCCTTTAAAACAGCTTCCGTGGCCGCGATGCCCACGGCATCCTGAGTCCCCCCGGCAACCAGATGAATGCGTTCTGCCAAGGAGTATCCAGGCAGCAGCGAGAGAAGAAGAAAGGAACGAAGAAGCTTCATGGAAGGTGGGGAGGGTAGAAAACAGGAGATCACTTTTTGCGCAGCACGCGGACCTTGTGGGCTTCGCTGTCGCCGATGTACACAGCACCGTCACTGTCCACATAGATGCCGTGCAGGCGTGCCATTTCACATTTCAGGGGATCGCCGTCCGCGCCATCGCCTTTCAGGCCGGTGCCCGCGATGAGGTCCAGCGTTCCCGTTTTGGCATTCACCATCCGCACGCTGTGGCTTTCGGTATCGGCCAGCCAGGCGTTGCCTTCGGCATCGAGGGCGATGCCCTTGGGACCGCTGAGGGTGGCCCCCTTGGCCGGGCCACCATGGCCAGTGAAACCCTTTTTCCCTGTGCCTGCCACGTGGTGAATCTTGCCCGCCTTGAGGTCGAACTTAAAGACCTGATTGCCCTCACGCGTGCAGAGCCAGAGATTGCCGTCTTTGTCAAAATCGAGCGAGCGCGGGCCTTTGAGCGGGGTGCCGCTGATGGGGGAACCATCGGGGGTGTCGCCCGGTTTGCCCGTGCCAGCAAAGGTGCTGATGACATTCGTCTTCATGTCCACCTTGCGGATGGTGTTGTTGCCGATGTCACAAATGTACAAGTCGCCTTCGGGACCGAACTGGATGCTATGAGGCTGCTTGAGATGGGCCTGGGAGGCGGGGCCGCCGTCGCCACTGTTGCCCGCCACCCCATTGCCCGCGAAGGTGCTGATGAGGCCAGTCTTCAGGTCCACCTTGCGTACCGCGTGGTTTTTCATGTCCACAATGTAGAGGTTTCCGGCCGAATCGAAGCGGATCTCATGAGGCAGATTGAAGGTGGCCTTCAGGGCGGGGCCGCCATCGCCGGTGTAGCCTGTTTCCCCCGTGCCAGCGATGGTGTGGATGACTCCGTCGGGCGTGACTTTGCGCACTTTCTGGCCGGTGTATTCGCAGTACCAGAGGGCACCATCGGGGCCACGGGTGACGCCGAAGGGATTGTCCATCTTCGCCTTCACCGCTGGGCCGCCATCGCCGCTGAAACCCTTTTCCCCAGTGCCCGCGAATGTGGAGATCGTCCATTCAGCGGCGGTAGCCAGTGGGGCGAGTAACAAGGAAAGACCGAGAGCGAGATGTTTCATGGAGTCGGAAAGCGATGAAGGTGACACTGAGGAAGGTCTAAAAACGTGAATTTGGACAGCTTTTTCTGACACAAGGATGAAATGCCAGTCCATTCAACAGCAGGCAGGCAACCTGACGAAACTTTGTAACCCTCGAAGGAATTTGCAGTAGTTTCTTCCGAGACATACGATACACCCAATGGCAGGCCGAGGATTTCTGTGGCTGATTCATTTGCACAATCATGGCCCCGCTAACGACCTACACCAAACCGCTCACGGAGCCCCAGGCAGCCAAGCTACGGGCGCTGCTGGCTGAGCAAGGATGGGACTTTGAAACCAAACCGCACTGCCTGTATGCCGCCAGCCGGGGCAAGGTGAATGTGCTGGTGTATCAAAAAGGGCCCAAGGTGCTGGTGCAGGGCAAGGAGACGGCCGACTTTGTGACCCACCTGCTGGAACCGCAGATCCTGGGCCAGGCGGAACTGGGCTACGAGGAGGTCCACCATCCTGAAATGTACCAGCCCCACATCGGCGTGGATGAAAGCGGCAAGGGGGACTTCTTTGGCCCGCTTGTCATCGCGGGGGTCTATGTGGATGCGGATGTGGCCCGGCAACTGCGGGAGGTGGGGGCCGTGGACAGCAAACGGATCACCAGTGACCAGAAGATCGAACAGGTGGCCCAGGCCATCCGCAGCATTCCTGGGCTGCGCTGGGAAATCGTCCAGATCAATCCGGAGCGTTACAACGCCCTCTACGAGAAATTTGGCAACCTGAACCGCCTCTTGGCCTGGGGACATGCTAAGGTCATCGAACTGCTGCTGGAACGGGTGCCAGACTGTCCGCGAGCGATTTCAGACCAGTTTGCCAACCCGGCGGTGCTGAAAAAAGCCCTCCAGGAGAAAGGGCGGCAGATTGACCTGGTGCAGCGCACCAAGGCCGAATCCGATCCCGCCGTGGCCGCCGCCTCCATCCTCGCCCGCGAGAAATTTGTTCTTTGGCTGCGTGAGACAGGCCACAAGCTGGGCCAGCCACTGCCCAAAGGCGTGTCACAGATGGTGAAGGACAGCGCGCGAACATTGTTCCAAAATCAGGGAGAAAATATCCTGGCCCAGGTGGCGAAGCTGCATTTCAAGACGACTGAAGAAATCCGGAGCAGTGCGCGGCCTGACGACTCTTCCTCAAGAGCCCCCTTA is drawn from Prosthecobacter algae and contains these coding sequences:
- the rnhC gene encoding ribonuclease HIII translates to MAPLTTYTKPLTEPQAAKLRALLAEQGWDFETKPHCLYAASRGKVNVLVYQKGPKVLVQGKETADFVTHLLEPQILGQAELGYEEVHHPEMYQPHIGVDESGKGDFFGPLVIAGVYVDADVARQLREVGAVDSKRITSDQKIEQVAQAIRSIPGLRWEIVQINPERYNALYEKFGNLNRLLAWGHAKVIELLLERVPDCPRAISDQFANPAVLKKALQEKGRQIDLVQRTKAESDPAVAAASILAREKFVLWLRETGHKLGQPLPKGVSQMVKDSARTLFQNQGENILAQVAKLHFKTTEEIRSSARPDDSSSRAPLSA